A window of Mangifera indica cultivar Alphonso chromosome 13, CATAS_Mindica_2.1, whole genome shotgun sequence contains these coding sequences:
- the LOC123194152 gene encoding uncharacterized protein LOC123194152 encodes MEINEGYSYDTTIQSDDNQVLVKKNTRGLTLMKEIQLRKFEDRKPIMLNAHNQPIGPDEETLTKFRNFLGTVARNQQLAPLNHTNWSKMPSKDQIREYRIYILPIASKKWVMNAIRDAWRTHKCRVKKAYFKKYATDEERMKNRPPGISELIFKEFLQYWNDKDVQKIANINIENRKKQHDMHTTGPKSFASIDHNLARIKELQSRGESGEMLEEVITELGQE; translated from the exons ATGGAGATTAATGAAGGCTACTCCTATGATACCACAATTCAATCTGACGATAATCAAG TTCTTGTTAAAAAGAATACTAGGGGTCTAACTCTCATGAAAGAGATCCAACTTAGGAAATTTGAAGATCGTAAGCCAATTATGCTAAATGCTCACAACCAGCCCATAGGCCCTGATGAAGAAACATTAACTAAATTCAGAAATTTTCTTGGTACGGTGGCACGAAATCAACAACTTGCTCCATTAAATCATACTAATTGGTCGAAGATGCCATCAAAGGATCAAATTCGAGAATAT AGAATATATATTCTTCCAATAGCAAGTAAGAAATGGGTGATGAATGCAATTAGAGATGCATGGCGAACACACAAATGCAGAGTAAAGAAGgcttactttaaaaaatatgcaactgatgaagaaagaatgaaaaaccGTCCACCAGGGATTTCAGAACTAATTTTTAAAGAGTTTCTTCAATATTGGAATGATAAAGATGTGCAG AAAATAGCTAACATCAATATTGAAAATCGCAAAAAACAACATGATATGCACACTACTGGTCCAAAAAGTTTCGCCAGTATTGACCATAATTTG GCTCGAATTAAAGAGTTGCAATCCCGAGGAGAAAGTGGTGAAATGTTAGAAGAAGTTATAACTGAATTGGGGCAAGAATGA
- the LOC123194049 gene encoding cytochrome P450 81Q32-like, with translation MLKLQESEPEFYTDNVIKGFMQAMLMAGTHTTVMTMTSAISELISHPEVLKKAREEIDNVVGQSRILNDADLPKLAYLHCILNETLRLNFLSVLPPRESSEDCNIAGYHIPQGTQLLVNISAVHTDPDVYSEPKMFKPERFQDITEEKGGCKFMSFGVGRRICPGASLAMRVMELSLGTLIQCFEWENAEDVSVGATETPVKIIFRPREELVKVLDQL, from the exons ATGCTGAAGCTGCAGGAATCGGAGCCTGAATTCTACACTGATAATGTCATCAAAGGATTTATGCAG GCCATGCTAATGGCAGGAACACACACCACGGTGATGACAATGACATCGGCTATTTCAGAGCTGATATCACATCCAGAGGTGCTAAAAAAAGCGAGGGAAGAGATAGATAACGTTGTGGGACAATCCAGGATTCTAAATGATGCTGATCTTCCTAAACTGGCATACCTTCATTGTATTCTGAATGAGACACTTCGACTGaattttttatcagttttacCTCCTCGAGAATCGTCAGAGGATTGTAACATAGCAGGTTACCACATCCCACAAGGCACACAGCTACTAGTAAACATATCGGCAGTGCATACGGACCCGGATGTATATAGCGAGCCAAAAATGTTCAAACCTGAACGTTTCCAAGATATAACAGAAGAAAAGGGAGGCTGTAAATTCATGTCTTTTGGTGTAGGAAGAAGGATTTGTCCTGGGGCTAGCTTGGCCATGAGAGTGATGGAATTATCACTAGGGACTTTGATACAATGCTTTGAATGGGAAAACGCTGAGGATGTTAGCGTTGGTGCTACGGAGACGCCTGTGAAAATAATATTTCGACCTCGTGAAGAACTTGTTAAAGTTCTTGATCAACTTTGA